Proteins from one Salmo salar chromosome ssa07, Ssal_v3.1, whole genome shotgun sequence genomic window:
- the LOC106609267 gene encoding inter-alpha-trypsin inhibitor heavy chain H2 → MRRLALLLGLLALHQTHCFEFVVEGEWETETSLEEQHGRFKRAILTSEEQEDFEAIRGDDITVKSYKVESRITSRFSHTTVKSSVVNSGSNAQSIGFNVQIPKRAFITNFTMNVNGITFVGSVKEKTVARNLYAQARARGKAAGLVRANSQDMETFKTEVHVPPGSKIEFELHYQEMMQRKLGFYEHSLYLQPGRLVPQFQVDVYIYEPSGIASVETPNTLGEHFSGMAKLTSSKDKAHVVFKPSLQQQRKCENCTTSAIDGVFTVKYDVLRDSNAGELHVSDGHFVHFFAPANLSPLPKNIVFVIDVSGSMWGVKMKQTVEAMQTILDDLTMDDYFSIVDFNHNVRCWSEELVPGSTIQVAEAKKYIQNIKPNGGTNINEALMRAVQMLVKASNQGMIDPRSVSMIMLVSDGDPTVGEIKLSAIQKNLKKVMREEFSLFSLGIGFDVDYDFLERIAMENRGVAQRIYTSHDASDQIRRFYSQVSSPLLRKITVQFPEDSVSDVTQNHFDKYFSGSELVVAGKVLPSDSTTLNSFTTASSDRLDLSLQTEADYLELDAALAQQQHAFTGFARQMWAYITVNQLLAERSLAPTAGQKRKITQRILTLAVEHQFVTPLTALLVESEEAKERLLADSPKDPKQGCCAGGSGMTALGGRTPVQMVHSIPPWVQMTTPAPPSHAERPLPDHITIVENDPHFIVHLPKNNMDICFNIDSEPGHILNLVSDPGAGVVVNGQLVGSKRVGVEDKEKVNTYFGTVSVFYQPDGIRLSVSTDRIDLTDGRNNHSFTWGATADITQDRVKVSIVKDSKVMVTVDDKITVMVLLHRAWKKHPTHVDFLGLYIPNNNQYSSQAHGLIGQFGKEPEVRVFNLHRGADPLKKEATMEVKGNKLVVTRGWQKDYRRDNKRGSDVFCWFIHNSGKGFIDGHYTNYIVPRLDSFLPLPL, encoded by the exons ATGAGACGCCTGGCTCTCCTCCTAGGCCTGTTGGCCCTACACCAAACCCACTGCTTTGAGTTTGTggtagagggagagtgggagacggAAACG TCATTAGAGGAACAACATGGACGATTTAAG AGGGCGATATTGACCAGTGAGGAGCAGGAAGACTTTGAG gccatccGGGGTGATGACATCACAGTTAAGAGCTACAAGGTGGAGAGCCGCATCACGTCGCGGTTCAGCCACACCACGGTCAAGAGCTCTGTGGTCAACTCTGGTTCAAATGCCCAGAGCATTGGCTTCAACGTCCAGATCCCCAAACGAGCCTTCATCACCAACTTCACCAT GAATGTGAATGGGATCACGTTTGTGGGCTCAGTGAAGGAGAAGACTGTGGCTAGGAACCTCTACGCTCAGGCTAGAGCCAGAGGGAAGGCCGCAGGCCTCGTCAG GGCTAACTCCCAGGACATGGAGACCTTTAAGACGGAGGTCCACGTGCCTCCCGGCAGTAAGATAGAGTTTGAGTTGCACTACCAGGAAATGATGCAGAGGAAGCTGGGCTTCTATGAACACTCACTATACCTGCAGCCTGGACGACTGGTGCCTCAGTTCCAG GTGGATGTGTATATCTATGAGCCCAGCGGCATCGCCTCTGTGGAGACACCGAACACCTTGGGAGAGCATTTCAGCGGCATGGCCAAACTCACCTCCTCTAAGGACAAGGCTCACGTGGTGTTCAAGCCTTCGCTCCAGCAGCAGAGGAAGTGTGAGAACTGCACCACCAGCGCTATCGATGGCGTCTTTACCGTCAAATACGACGTCCTGAGAGACAGCAACGCCGGGGAACTGCAT GTTTCTGACGGGCATTTTGTGCATTTCTTCGCCCCGGCCAACCTCTCCCCCCTTCCTAAAAACATTGTGTTCGTCATCGACGTCAGTGGATCTATGTGGGGAGTCAAGATGAAGCAG actgtgGAGGCTATGCAGACCATATTGGATGACCTGACCATGGATGACTACTTCAGCATTGTTGACTTCAACCACAACGTGCGCTGCTGGAGCGAGGAGCTGGTTCCAGGCAGCACCATACAGGTGGCTGAGGCCAAGAAATACATCCAGAACATCAAACCCAACGGAG GCACCAATATCAATGAGGCATTGATGAGGGCGGTGCAGATGCTGGTGAAGGCGTCCAATCAGGGCATGATTGACCCACGCTCTGTCTCCATGATCATGCTGGTGTCTGATGGAGACCCCACTGTCG gAGAGATCAAGCTCAGCGCCATCCAGAAGAATCTGAAGAAGGTCATGAGGGaggagttctctctcttctcattggGCATCGGCTTCGATGTCGACTACGACTTCCTGGAACGCATCGCCATGGAGAATAGGGGCGTGGCCCAGAGGATCTACACCAGCCACGACGCCTCAGATCAGATACGG CGGTTCTACAGCCAggtctcgtctcctctcctgagGAAGATCACAGTTCAGTTCCCAGAGGACTCTGTCTCTGACGTCACACAGAACCACTTTGACAAGTACTTCAGTGGCTCAGAGCTGGTGGTGGCTGGGAAGGTGCTGCCCTCTGACTCCACTACTCTAAACAGCTTCACCACTGCATCCTCT gaTCGTCTGGACCTGTCCCTTCAGACTGAAGCAGACTACCTGGAGCTAGACGCTGCACTGGCCCAGCAGCAGCATGCCTTCACTGGCTTCGCCAGACAGATGTGGGCCTACATCACTGTCAACCAGCTACTGGCCGAGAg GTCCCTGGCCCCCACTGCTGGTCAGAAGAGGAAGATCACACAGAGGATCCTGACCCTGGCTGTGGAGCACCAGTTTGTCACGCCCCTCACTGCCCTACTGGTGGAGAGTGAGGAGGCCAAGGAGAGGCTGCTCGCTGACTCCCCTAAGGACCCCAAACAGGGCTGTTGTGCAG gaggatcTGGTATGACTGCTCTCGGAGGAAGGACTCCAGTGCAGATGGTTCACAGCATCCCCCCCTGGGTCCAGATGACCACCCCTGCCCCCCCTAGCCACGCCGAGAGGCCCCTACCAGATCACATCACCATAG TGGAGAACGACCCTCACTTCATCGTCCACCTGCCTAAAAACAACATGGACATCTGCTTCAACATCGACTCAGAACCTGGACACATCCTCAATCTGGTGTCAGACCCTGGTGCag gtgTGGTGGTGAATGGTCAGTTGGTTGGCTCTAagagggtgggggtggaggacaAGGAGAAGGTGAACACGTACTTTGGCACCGTCTCAGTGTTCTACCAGCCTGACGGCATCAGGTTGTCAGTCAGCACCGACCGTATCGACCTGACTGACGGCAGGAACAACCACTCCTTCACCTGGGGAGCCACGGCCGACATCACCCAGGACAG ggtgaaGGTTTCCATAGTGAAGGACTCCAAGGTGATGGTGACGGTGGATGACAAGATCACTGTGATGGTGCTGCTACATCGTGCGTGGAAGAAACACCCAACCCACGTGGACTTCCTGGGCCTCTATATCCCCAACAACAACCAGTACTCCTCGCAGGCCCACGGCCTTATAG gtcagttTGGCAAGGAGCCAGAGGTGAGGGTGTTTAACCTGCACCGGGGAGCTGACCCTCTGAAGAAGGAGGCCACCATGGAGGTGAAGGGCAACAAGCTGGTCGTCACCAG GGGCTGGCAGAAGGACTACAGGCGGGATAATAAACGTGGATCTGACGTCTTCTGCTGGTTCATCCACAACAGTGGCAAAGGCTTCATCGACGGCCATTACACCAACTACATCGTCCCACGACTCGACAGCTTCCTGCCGCTCCCGCTCTGA
- the LOC106609268 gene encoding DNA/RNA-binding protein KIN17: MGKEGFLSPKAIGNRIKAKGLQKLRWYCQMCQKQCRDENGFKCHCMSESHQRQLLLASEDPNKIMDNFSQEFKNDFIELIKRRFGTKRVQNNIVYNEYINDREHVHMNSTQWETLTEFTKWLGKEGFCKVDETPKGWYIQYIDRDPETIRRQEELEKKKKQDLDDQERSAKFIEEQVRRGQGGREPEEAPVFTELKRESEEEKVTFNLAKGSCSSADGPSKASVALGPSALKAAGSGKRKDAPSTSEAKEKKKSALDEIMEMEKQKKRSVRADHWLHPGIVIKVVTKRLGEKYHKKKGVVKEVQDKYTAVVKMIDSGDKLKLDQSHLETVIPAPGKRVLVLNGVYRDTEALLDSIDERKFSATLTLDSGRMKGRRVDGIAYEDFSKMA; this comes from the exons AATGGCTTCAAATGCCACTGTATGTCCGAGTCCCACCAGAGACAACTGCTGCTGGCCTCGGAGGACCCTAACAAGATCATGGACAACTTCTCACA GGAGTTCAAGAATGACTTTATTGAGCTGATTAAAAGACGCTTTG gaaccAAGCGAGTGCAAAACAACATTGTCTATAACGAGTACATCAATGACAGAGAGCATGTCCATATGAACTCCACCCAGTGGGAGACTCTCACTGAATTCACCAAGTGGCTGGGGAAAGAGG GTTTCTGTAAGGTGGATGAGACGCCCAAAGGCTGGTACATCCAGTACATCGACCGCGACCCAGAGACCATCCGGAGGCAGGAGGAgctggagaagaagaagaagcaggacCTTGATGACCAGGAGCGCAGTGCCAAGTTCATAGAGGAGCAGGTCCGCCGGGGCCAAGGAGGCAGGGAGCCAGAG GAAGCACCGGTTTTCACTGAGTTGAAACGAGAAAGTGAAGAAGAGAAag TTACCTTCAATCTGGCCAAGGGCTCCTGTTCTTCTGCGGATGGCCCATCTAAAGCCAG TGTGGCCCTAGGTCCCAGTGCCCTGAAGGCAGCAGGATCAGGGAAAAGGAAAGATGCGCCCTCCACCTCAGAAGCCAAAGAGAAGAAGAAATCAGCCCTGGATGAGATCATGGAG ATGGAGAAGCAGAAGAAGAGGTCTGTGAGAGCGGACCACTGGCTGCACCCCGGCATCGTAATCAAAGTTGTTACCAAGAGACTGGGGGAGAAATACCACAAGAAGAAAGGAGTCGTCAAG GAGGTGCAGGATAAATACACGGCCGTAGTGAAGATGATTGACTCAGGGGACAAACTGAAACTAGACCAGAGTCACCTGGAGACGGTCATCCCTGCACCAG GTAAACGGGTCCTGGTTCTGAACGGTGTGTACAGAGACACAGAGGCCCTACTGGACTCCATAGACGAGAGAAAGTTCAGTGCCACCCTCACACTTGACTCG GGTCGGATGAAAGGGAGGAGGGTGGACGGGATCGCCTACGAGGATTTCTCTAAAATGGCCTGA